Within Candidatus Flexicrinis affinis, the genomic segment ATCGCTGATGCGAGGAACTGTCCGCCCGTGCCTCACACTTCGCGGCATGACCCGCGCGGATGCACTTAACGGCGAGAGACCGGGGCAAAGCCGGAAGTCGTGACACTCTAGGTGGCTATGCCCCGGATCGATCACCTACTGGCGCGACGCGGGTCAGAAACACACGAAAGGTGCCGGTGTCCCCGTTATTTCATGCGTCCGGTCGCGCGGATGAACCACCTCATACAGCTGTGGAACACGTCTGGCTCCAAGAACATCATCGGGCAGCCCACCGAGATGACGTTTGCCCCGATCTGACGGCATTTCTCGGCCGCGGCCTCGGATGCGCTTGATCCCATCAGCGTATTGTTGTGCATCCAGATACGCCGGACGCCTAATCCCAGCGCTTCGTCGACGATTTTCTCGCTCACGTCCGGGCTGTTCATGATGAAGACGGCGTCCACACCGCCGGGGATGGCGCTCAAGTTTGGATAGCAGGTATCGCCGTGCAGCGCTTCTGCTTCCGGGTGCAGTGCAAAAACCTGATAGCCATGGTTGCGCAGCTTGAGGTAGATCGCGCCGGCGCCACTGTCCTTGGTCCGCGAAAGCCCTGACACGGCGATACGTTTCTGGGCCAAAAAGTCCTCGACTCGTTCCTGATGACTCATGGTGATGGTTGACATAGTTGCCTCGCTTGTTCTGCTCTTACCTGATGATACGAACACACTGCGGAGCGGTTTCGGCAGTCACCCGTAAAAGTGATAAAATGCACAAGATTCTGAGATGTCTGTCATTCTCTTTGGGAACATCGCACCAACAGCCGGAAAGGGGCAGGGGCAATGCAGATCCTCGTCCTATACCAGAGTCGCAGCGGCCACACGCGCCAAGCGGCAGAAGCCATCTCCGCGGCCGCCCGAAACCTCGGCCACAGCGTTGCCACTAAGTCGGTGATCGAGGTGCGTCAGGCTGACGTCGAGCAGGCCGAGCTGCTGTTTGTCGGCACATGGATTCAGGGATTCATTCTGTTTGGCGTGAAGCCTGCAGGGG encodes:
- a CDS encoding CoA-binding protein; protein product: MSTITMSHQERVEDFLAQKRIAVSGLSRTKDSGAGAIYLKLRNHGYQVFALHPEAEALHGDTCYPNLSAIPGGVDAVFIMNSPDVSEKIVDEALGLGVRRIWMHNNTLMGSSASEAAAEKCRQIGANVISVGCPMMFLEPDVFHSCMRWFIRATGRMK